ATCCGCTTTACCAGTATGTCGTCTTCTTGATTTTATTCTATGTCCTTTTTAGAACGGAGTTGGTTCCTCGTTCTTTTGTTTGGATGAATTGATTAAGAATATTTGTTTACGATCTCAGCTTGTTCTTCCTTTTTGAAATTGTTGTGATGATTGTATCTTATCTTTATCGCTGAATAGCTCTCTTTCCGAGATTGACTAATGGTTTCTTTAAAAAAGTTTCTGTTATATTGTGCGATATGGTTTCGATCATTAAAATGGATATGTAGAACATCCCAAGCTTGATAGATTGTTTGTGGCTCGGTGAAAGTTTCGTGTGAAGTGAGGAAGGAAAAATAGAATTGCACAGCATTAactttttcatagctaatttattAACTGAAGTTGAATGTTGCAACTTTGCAAGATTTTTTATGTGAATCCCATGCCTCGCCTTTCCTTGTTCACAAAATAAAGACAGCTATCATGTTTATTAATCTGACTCATAGATCTTACGGTTTTCATTCAATTTTGCCGTTCAATTAATTTGATCCTTCTACAGTTCCAGAAACACTTTTGGAATATTTGTTTGAACATCCTGGCTTTTATAGTTAAACAGATGAGGTGTAGGAGATCACAGGGATGTGCGTCTCTTTCTGGTATCATCAGTGTCGATTTTGTTGGTGACTTATTGGGGATTATTGGATCATCCATCATTAACAGCTTAGTGGGGAATCATTATTCGTCTGTTTTTGGTTATCATCAGTTTGGTTGTTTTAGAATCCTCTAACATTGTTATGGTCAGAGCTTTCTTTATGTTCCGGAATTAGATTCACTATTTCATAATAGCCTAATCGTGCAGGTGGAACCAAGAAATATATTTTCAAGGATTTAAAATAGGATACTTTGTTTCATGCTTCTGCCTCTAATTGTGTTGAAGAATTTGATAACTAGAAGCATTTCTTTCATAATCATTGGTGAAAGATAGCCATGCTAGGgaggaaaagaaaactttttgtgtgtgtgtgtgtgtggcgaGGTGGGGGGTGCTTTAAATGTATATATCATCAGTCAGCTTCCAAACTTTGTGTCATATTTATCATTTTTGGTAATACTGATTCTTCCTTTTAATTTATAAAAGAATTAGTATGTCATGGAAATGTTTAGCTGTGCTAGGTTAGTAGTACCTATCTTTTTAATTGCTGCCACTCTTAAGTCTCATCGGCATTTCATTTATGCAGCAATTGAGGAAGCTCATCTCTAGTtcacctcttcctttcttcttttaactttttcAAGAGTTCATTCAAATTCAAGTTTATATGTTTAAGTACTTGTTTGGTGTCTTCATCGTGAAtacaaaaggaaaatgtttAGCCCAGTCCATAGCCTGTGATCTTGGTGGTTGTAGTGGCCCAATCCACAAATCCTACAGGATTTTCAGCCCAATCTTGTAAGAAaatccaaacaggccctaagTGGTGGTAAATAACCActaggttttcaaaaaaaaaaagcttgtgtATAATTTACAGAGCTTGAAACCATGAGTACAGAAAATACTGTGTCAACCGATTCTGTTGAGACTTAGGCATATTAAAATTCTTAACCGCGTAGCTCATCCACAGACAGAACCCCATATCAATTCGTTTTCCCCCTTTTACTTTATGAGTTCTTTGGTAGCTGTGGTGGTAGTGGTAAATGACTTATACAGCTCAGCTGTTCTGTAGTTATGGTGTCAGACTGCCACTGAGAGCACCTGTATGGTTTCCATATCTTATGCTGATAAAGATATTTGGTCTACATCACAGTAGAAATGAATATACCTACAAAGTATTGTTCATTAATATCTTTAATCAGAACTGGTGTTAATCATTGAAAAACTTATAGTTTCAGTGATTTTAGCAAGTCAGATCTATCACATGATATGAAAATTAAAGGATTCAGGGTCTTAGGTGATGTGTTGCAAGAATTTGGccttaaatttatttaatatcaTCCATCTTGTTCAACTTATTGCAGCCTGCTGTGATGTCTCACTGATTTACTATGAGAATACTATGAGAAGGTAACagaatttctatttttattattttgacatTACTTGGGATGCCAGAGCCTGTGCGGAACAATGTCAAGAGACCGGATCCTTTGGGAACAACTCCATTCAATATTGCCAATTATCATCCGGTGATGTATCTGGAGAGAATACATTGTCTATGAAAAAGCAACTGTACAGTCTGCGCTTGAAGTGGAAACAGTGGAGATGCAGAAGCTACTGTCAATATCTTTGTATGATGCAACGAGAAATTGAAAGGGAAGCGCTTGGTCTCAAACCTGTAAAGTATTATGGCAAATGGCCTTCCAAGCACGTCCATGTGTTTCAGGTGGGTCATTCATTTAATTTGTGACAGAGATTCACTCCTCAATTTTTCACAATTATGTTGATGTTTTTTATGTTCTAAGTTTTCATGTTTACGTCCATGCTTATCTTTTATACAGTTATCAAAGCTGTTTCCATCCAGGTGCCTGTTTCTGCTGCCCTCTCAGCTTTGACTCTTGTAGTTCAGTTCAATGGCTGGCTATCCTTTTTCCGATTAGTATATTACAAGTTGGAACGCACGCCTCAAAGTAGGAGGCCATACTATGAGTTTACTGGCTTATGGCATATCTATGGGCTCTTGTCAATGAATGCCTGGTTCTGGAGTGCTATTTTTCATAGTTGGTGAGCTATTAAATTTCTTCTGTTCATGACTTGAGCGAGCaaatttttgaagaatatgATAATTTCTGACTACATAATGTTGATGCAATTATCTTATATGCTGCAGGAATTCTGATCTTACAGAGAAGGTATATATCTCATTTGCTGTGGCTTTACTTGGATACTCGCTCATTCTGGCTATACTGCGGACATTTAATGTCAAGGGTGAGGCTCAAAGGGTTACAGCTGCAGCTCCATTACTGGCCTTTGTGACAACGCACATCCTGTATCTCAACTTCTACAAACTTGACTATGGTGAGGCTTTATCTGTCACTAAAACTTATGGCTGAGGTGCGCATTGTAGATATTCTGCTAAAAAAACAGTCCTTTGAGACCGTTTCCATGTATCTTCAACACTTGTTTCCATGTTCGAGGGCCAATTTGAAGTTGTGCATATCTGATCAATATCTGGTGAATTGGTTCTGATAGAAGGCTTTAGGTTCTTTACATTCCAAatgccttttcttttgttgtatTGCTTCAGTCTTGTCAAACGTAATCCATGATATTTCATCGCTCTTTCAGCCTTAGCAAAGTGATTCTAATATTCGTTTTGCACTCATACATGGAACACATTTATGTTTAGCTGCTTCTACATCATCAGTCCTGTTTTACAATTCATGAATGGAGAACCTTTTATTTGCTTCTTTGTTCCACTTGTCATGGGAAGAATTGCCAAGAAGAGTTATGTTATTGCGTCTGCTCTCCTAGTTAGCAATTTACTTCCACAACTATTTTAAGTGTGCAAGATGGATCTTAGATTGTGACTCGTAATGACCATGCAGAGCATGTATTATGATGCAACCTCTGGTTTAAATCTTCCCTCACTTGAACATTTGACATTTTAAGGCATTGACAGATAAACAGATACTTCATTTTGTGTTTCTTTTTTCCGAATTTTCTATCAGGGCTGAACATGAAAGTTTGCTTCACAATGGACATCGCTCAGGTAATCCTATGGGTGGTATGGGCTGCCGTAACTCGTCATCCTTCATGGCTCAAATTGTGGACAGTTCTGATTGGAGGCATCCTTGTCATGCTTCTGGAGAACTATGAGTTCCCCCCATCCAAAGCATTTGTTGATGCCCATGATTTGCGGCATGCTACTGCCATCCCCCTAGCTTATCTTTGGTGGAGCTTCGTGAAGAAAGATGCAGAAACTCGTACCACTGCCATCACTAAGAAAAGAAGGTAAGAAGCAGCAGAGACTGCCTATCATCCAATGGTGCCTGCAAGACATTGATCGAATCATATTCCAGCGCTGAAGTTTTTCCTTTGTTAATAGGTTagccatttttttctttttctttatttagtgCTGTTTCAATTTTTAACCAATTTGTGTAATTAAGACATACATTTTCAATCGAAATTGTTGGGTTCCATTCTGGAAAGAGTTTCTCTTATGAGTTTTGCACTCATAATTGCCCTATTTGATCGTCAACATTCTTCGGCTTTATAAGTTCCATGCTGACTATGGGCTTATATTTCTTTTTCCTGCAATAGCAGGTTTAGAAATTGGTAAACTCTCTCATGCGAGCCGCTGGCAGTAAGGGGTTACACTAAAAAAACACAGAGAACTTGTATTGTACCCTTGAATAGCGCACCCTTGTGAATCTCCCCAATACTTCTGTTCCATATAGTACAACAGACTTTTTGCCTGGATGATTGGTGCCTCACAGCCTTACCAAATGATGACCTGGTGTCTCAGGTCAAGGGAGTGGATTATCAGAATTGATTGGCATTAGGAATTACCTATTCTTTTGGAAGCTTTTTATTTGCTGCAGATCCTATACGTGATCCATTGGCAATGTAGAATGAAACCCATACTGTTTAAAAGACCCTGCAAAGTGCAGATGCTGCCTGGCAGTACGTTTGTTCTCTAAGTACATAAACCTCCTGTATTTACGTCAGGGGCAACAGGCAAAATATTGCATCTCTAAATGTTGGATGAAATGGATGGCCTAGGTGAACACACAAAAGCTTTGGTTGGTAAAACTAAGGATCCATTTGAGTAATCTAGCAAGATTGGAATGGATTTTCTGCTGGATTTGTGGCTTGGATAGCCCTCATGCATAGCCTATATCAACACAACACCCCCAGCCTGAAGTTTgcagtctctctttctctctctcttattttttctGATTTCCGCCATCTCCGTCTCCCTCCATCACCCATCCTCCACCTTCTATCTctcctccctccttttgttccCCTACGCCCGTTCTCTCTGTCCTCGATTCCTATAGGAATACCCGAAATAGGCACTAGGAAAAATACGGCAAGGGATATCCAAACAAAGAACTAGGATCTATGTTGATCGGGAAAATGGAGAATATTTTGACATTTTTGACCATACGTGATACGATAATTATTATGAGAGAGTGATCCATCAACAATGCAATGTGGACATGGGGAGCATTTTGTAAGAGTAGCTTAAATCCATAAATACAGGGTGAAACCTATAACGCATTGTGATGGACTTGGACTATTACTTGCTCTAGAGTATTAGAACAGCCAAAGTTGCACCCAAGGTTTAGACTCAAACCTTAACTATGACAAATTTGATCGCAAGCTTCCAGTACAACCGGATGAGAATTTACTAACAGGTTAGgactctctcactctctctctctctctcccccacctCTCAGAATGATGAGAGGTTCTAAAGCCCAAACCCTACCTTATACACACACCTTCCACTCTACCTGGGCCAAAAGCTTGGTCCCTGAGTAGATGGAACCTCGTGCTTGCAGGAATGGCATACTAAGAaacatgattcaaaagaagagtCGATGCCCTTCAGAATTGATTTCCCGTCTTTGACTAAAGTGGCAAAGGGTAGTACAATCCAACCCAAAGTTTGGTGGTACTAGCAGGTTAAGAATTACTAGCACGGAAGATAGGCTTGGTTGCTAAGGCCTCTAGGGATGTTCTTAAAGATTCAAATTTACATCCACATGGAATAAGTGAAAATAATTCGTAAATTTGCTTTCTAAACACTCTGGTAATTTATGCCTTGTAATTTATCCCATAATTAGCAAGTACTGCTTGTCATTCTTATGTCAAAATCTTATAAACAAGACATGAACAAAGACAGGTCTCTCTATATGCACGGGAGCACGACGCGAAAAGAAAAGTTCGAGTTGATCTTCCAATCCATGAATTCATTTAGATCTTCCAAGTAATTACTTATTTTAGTTGTCAATTTGAGTCTTGTCTTGCTGCGTAAAGGTGCTGCAGCTTCTCGCTCTGCCCTGATCCTTCTATCCTAGGGGATGGTAGTGAATAGTGATTACAAATCCTGACATCCGTTATTTACTCGAGGCAAAAGCTTCACACCTTTTGATTCCGTGCCCTTTTTCATTTCCCGGCTCAGAGCACGTGGTGATGAAGCGCACGAATTCCCAACCGACAAAATCCAAAACCGTGACGAAGCACCGGTGCTCTCAGCAGGGAAGGGAGGGGCCGCCCGTCACCCGCATAACCCTCGTGAAGTGCACCAACAATAACGCTGTTTACGACACCAAGGTCTGCGAACACAACACTTGGTGCGGAAGGCAGCGGTGGGAAGATTAAAAGAGACCCGCCAATGAAAGAGAGGAGCGATTGTTATACGCTCTCAAATTGAGTGCCTGCATGCTCTCAAATTGTCTATTTTCAACCCAAACTAGGCACGAGTTAGCCCTCCGATCCAACTGCTCTTGAAAGCGATTCAGAATTAGAGAAGGAACTCGCTTGACAGAACCAAACTGCAAAATTCTAGAACTACTGCTCACAGCGCAAGACTCCTAATTCcctgattttaaaatggtttcaaATAAAAGCTTATTATGATGGTAAGGGTCCAATATTTGTGGAATATCCTCCAGATTTCAGAAGCTCCCCAAGCTGGGTACTCCACAGATGAGATCAAGAGATCATTTTAATACTTATAAATCAAATGGTCCCAGAATAAACAATTTCGACGACactatataatattttaatttcaTTTTTGGTTTTGGCTCTGTTTGAAGGTATTCAGTTTAATTTGCTCCCCCAACCtaaatttggattttttgaattttaaaaaaagaaatttcttaGATGTTGTCAAAATGGGAAGGCTTCAAAAAATAAACACAAAAGCCGATAACAAGAGAAAAAAtatgaatttcaaaaattttactcCAAGCATAAATTTTCAATTTCCTAATTTTAGGCCAAGTATGAGTTTAATTGGACGAGACCAACATCAAGCAAACTCCAAATGCTTGGGATCAAGCAAGTTCAGAAACCACCTTGATAAACCTTCTCAGCAAAGGTCGACGCTTAGAAAGAATAACTCAGTTTTCCTGCAACGCAATCAATAACCGTACTGCAAATCTCCTGCAACTTGATCAATAACCGAAATGGCATACTTTCATCACTAAAGTAGTGATACACAGTTGTTTGGCTGCAACTGGAATTGAACAGGGAGTTTTTGAATACCTTGGTCCTTCAAATGTGTTTTACCATAATTTCAGCACGAAAGCCAGAAATCTACATAGTAAATGACACTAAGGATATCCTCAAACCCGTATGAAGAAAAGAGGGGATGCTTTCATGCTATCAGAGGAAAATCCAAGCATCAGCTCGCCATAGAAGTCCAGAAGGCAGGATGAAGAAATGAAAACAAACGAATCACAAACCTCACAGAAATACAATGATAAAGCTGCAAAACATCTGATGTACTTGATGATAAAATGTACAGTGGAGAAGAGTCGATCATGGTACCAATCCAAGATCCTTGAAGTACTCATGCTCCAGAGCTTGCCGAGCTGTGATTCTTTTACTTGGTTCCAAGCGAAGCATTTTCTGACAGCCATGAATATCAATCAGATAATTAGCAACAGAACATCTTAAGTATAGCA
Above is a genomic segment from Phoenix dactylifera cultivar Barhee BC4 chromosome 2, palm_55x_up_171113_PBpolish2nd_filt_p, whole genome shotgun sequence containing:
- the LOC103716856 gene encoding post-GPI attachment to proteins factor 3-like; amino-acid sequence: MSGRWVLLVVLLGCIFEAIGASEGDADPLYQACAEQCQETGSFGNNSIQYCQLSSGDVSGENTLSMKKQLYSLRLKWKQWRCRSYCQYLCMMQREIEREALGLKPVKYYGKWPSKHVHVFQVPVSAALSALTLVVQFNGWLSFFRLVYYKLERTPQSRRPYYEFTGLWHIYGLLSMNAWFWSAIFHSWNSDLTEKVYISFAVALLGYSLILAILRTFNVKGEAQRVTAAAPLLAFVTTHILYLNFYKLDYGLNMKVCFTMDIAQVILWVVWAAVTRHPSWLKLWTVLIGGILVMLLENYEFPPSKAFVDAHDLRHATAIPLAYLWWSFVKKDAETRTTAITKKRR